One Ezakiella massiliensis genomic window, AATGAAAGCGTTGACGGCAGCGGTTATAATGAAGAATATGGTCTACTTGGTGCAAACATGGCCACAGAAGACAAGGTTAAACTCTTCCCGCGTGAATCATTTAAATTTGCTAACGACTTGCAAGCAGCCTTCAAAGAAATAACAGGCAAAAATATTGAATGCTTGATTTATGGCGATGGTGCTTTCAAGGATTCTGTTGGACAAATTTGGGAGCTAGCTGACCCAGTTGTAAGCCCTGGCTACACCAAGGGTTTGGAAGGCGTTCCTAATGAATTGAAATTAAAATACTTGGCTGACAATGATTTCAAAGATTTAAGGGGCGATGATTTAAGTCACGCAATCGTAGATGCAATCAAGCACAAGGAAGCCCAAGCCCTAGATGAAAACGCTAGACTTGGTACAACACCAAGAAAGCTTACGGACTTAATCGGCAGCCTTTGCGATCTAACAAGTGGATCTGGAGACAAGGGCACACCAATTATTTTAATCCAAGGATATTTCGACAGCTTAGCTGCTGAATAATTATAAAAATATTTTCCACAGGCAGACTTATGTAATTTATAAGTCTTTCCTGTGGATTTTTATTTTGCAAATTATCTTGATATTATTATACGTATATGGTATATTGAAACTGAATTTAAATGTACCTCTTTAATAAGATGATTCATTTTAAAAGGATTTATAATAATGTATTCTTAAATTAAGGATTTACATTTGGAAAAATAAATTTTCGTAATTATAAAATATTTAAGGAGATTATTTATGCAGTTTAATTCAATTTTATATATTGTTTTTTTCACAATTGTATGCTTGGTATATTTTTTGTTGGCGGACAAGTTTAAAAGGCCATTTTTATTAGCTGCGAGCTATTTCTTTTACTCTTGCTGGAATTTTAAATATTCACTCTTAATGCTTTTTAGCACGGTGGTGACTTTTTTTACTGGAAAATTTATGGCAAGAGAAAATTCAATCAAGAGAAAAAAATTTCTCCTTGGTCTATGTTTTTTTATAAATCTTTCTATACTTTATATTTTTAAGTATTTTACATTTTCAGTAAATTTTTTAAATAAAATTCTTGGCCTATTAAATTTAAATTTAGATATTGGCCCACTTAACTTGTTGCTTCCTGTAGGGATTTCTTTTTATACTTTTCAGGCGCTTGGATACATAATAGATATTTATAGGGGAGATATAGAGGTCGAGAAAAATTTTGTTAATTATGCCCTCTTTGTCTCTTTTTTTCCACAATTAGTTGCTGGTCCAATTGAGAGGTCAAAAAATCTCTTGAGGCAAATCGACAGCCTTGGAAACAGAAGATACGAGAATTTATCCAAGGGATTTCTATATATCCTATGGGGATTTTTCTTAAAACTTGTTATCGCAGATAGGTCAGCAATTTTTGTAAACCAAATATATAGCGGATACCAAGCCTATTCCTATATTTATTTAATATTGGCTGCAGTTTTATTTTCCTTTCAAATTTACTGCGATTTTTACTCTTATTCAATTATCGCCAAGGGGTCGGCAAAAATTTTAGGCTATGATTTGATGGATAATTTTCAGGCTCCATATCTTTCAAAATCCATTACAGAATTTTGGAGACGATGGCATATTTCCCTTTCAACCTGGTTTAAAGATTATCTTTATATACCCTTGGGTGGCAATAGGAGAGGATCTTTGAGGAAGCATTTTAATGTTCTTGTAGTATTTTTGGTAAGTGGACTTTGGCATGGAGCAAATTGGACCTTTGTTTTATGGGGACTAATCCATGGTTTTTTCAATATTTTAGAAGACAGTTTGAAAACTTTTACAAAACAATTTAGAAATAATTTTATCTACAGGAACCTTAGAAGGCTGATTACTTTTATTATAGCTATTATAAGTTTTGTTATATTTAGGAGCAATAATATTGGCCAAGCAGGGGAATTTCTTCTTGGAATTCTAAGGAGGCAGGGATCTACAATCGATATTGACAAAGCCCTCTATCTCAAAGATGCCGGAGTTTTGCTTTGTGCACTGGCAGTATTACTCTTTGTAGATATATTTACTTATAATAAAATCAAACTTGTAGATATAATAGAAAAACAGGCCTTGTATATAAGGTGGATAATATATCTTGCTTTAATAGTAGTAACTGTAATTTTTGGCGTATATGGACCTGGATATAGTGAAATACAATTCATTTATTTTCAATTCTAGGCAGGTGAAGAGATGAAAAAAGGAAAAAGAATTTTAAAAGTAATAGGTTTTTTATTTATACTTGGCCTGATTTTTGCAAGGCTGAATCTAATATTTATCAGGAAAGCCAATGTCAAGCCCATGGATATGATGAATAAAATTGTAGGATATTTTAATGAAAAAGAAAAGCACGATGTCCTATTTTTTGGAACTTCTCAGGCCTATACTTCTTTTGACACGGAGTTTTTAGCCGAAAAGGGTCTATCATCATATGTGCTAGCTACTCAGCAGCAACCTATAGAGGCGAGTTATTATATAAGGGAGGCCATAAAAAGATCCAGTCCCAAGCTTATTTATATAGATGTTTTGGATGTCCTTACATTTAATCAGGTAGATGAGGGAATATCACATTCTTATACGGATTATTTTCCTATGTCTGTAAATAAACTCCTGATGATAAAACAAACTCTACCCAAAGATCAATGGGCAGAGCACCTAATGCCGCTTATTAAATACCATTCAAGATGGAAGGAGCTTGATAGGACTGATATTTTTGCTAAGTGGAAAGATTATCATGACGATTTAAATGGATTTGTAAAATTGACAAATGATAAAAATGGAGTCAAAGATGATCCTGAGCTCAATGAAATTTTGGCTACTGCAGTTTCAAAAGCTGGGGACAATAATTTTAGACAAGAAAAATATGAAGTATTAAAGAAAATATATGATTATGGAAATAAAAAGGGAGTAAAAGTGGTTTTTCTAAAAACTCCTGTATACCTGGAGGATTTATATGACAAAAATATAGGCCCACTTGATGACTACCTACAAAGTATAGGATCAAAATTACTCGATCTCACAAAAGTTTCTAAAGAAATTGATTTTGAAGGAAAAGATTATTTTGATGTTTTGCATTTATCTGGCAGTGGGGCCAGAAAGTTCACAGAATACTTCTATGAAAACTATATAGTTAATGATTTATAATTTTTGCATTTAACCCTAGTAAAATTGGACAGATAATATTTCTCACAGGTAGATTTATATAAATTAAATTTTTACCTGTGATTTTTTATGTAAAGATAATTAAAGGTAAATTCTTAAAAAAAATATACAAAATAACTTTTTATTTGTTAAAAATTTGTTGATTTTTTTAAGCAAATGTGTTAAAGTAAAGTTGTAGATAAAAATACTGGGTCCATACACTTGGGCTTGGTAAAATTAAAGGGAGGGAAAGATATGACTATTGAAAGAATAGACGGCATTTTAAACTTTAATGCGGACATGACAATGACAGCGGCTATGGCAGCTCTGCTATTGGTTTTCGGCTATTTTGTAAGGGACAAGGTCAAATTCCTAAAAAAATATTGTATCCCAGCACCTGTTGTTGGCGGATTCATATTTATGTTTGTAACAATGATTGGTCACTTGACTAGTACATTTTACTTCAACTTTGACACAACCCTACAAAGCTTTTTTATGCTTGCATTCTTTACAACAGTTGGACTTGGAGCAAGTTTAGCTATCCTTAAGAAGGGCGGAATTTTATTAATCATTTATTGGTTGGTTGCAGGCGTAGTTTCCATTTTCCAAAACACAATTGGAATTGGAGTTGGTAAACTAATTGGACTTGAAGCTCCATATGCACTTTTAACTAGTGCTATACCACTTATCGGTGGACACGGAGCAGCCCTTAGCTATGGGAATACCTTTGCTGGCATGGGTTATGAAGCAGCCCCACTAGTTGGTGCAGCAGCAGCAACCTTTGGTTTAATTATAGCAGTTATGGTTGGTGGACCTACTGCTCGTAGACTGATTGTTAAAAACAATTTAAAACCAGACGAATCTGAAAACGCTGGCGATATTGATGAAAGTATCGCAAACATCAACGCCTCAACTGGACAAAAGTTATCAAGTCTTGACGTTACTAAAAACGTAACAGCTATCCTATTTTGTATGGCTCTAGGAACTGTACTTTCAAAGAAATTTGGACAACTTATTAACATGGACTTCCCAACATACGTTGGTGCTATGTTCGTTGCAGTTATCTTGAGAAACTTAAATGAAAAATTCAAATTCTATAAATTCGACTTCGGTTTAGTTGATGGAATTGGCGATGTAGCTTTAGGTTTATACCTATCCATGGCTATGATGTCCTTGATGTTATGGCAACTATTTGGCGTAGCAGGCAAGATGTTTGTAGTCCTATTTGTTCAAGTAATTTTCTTGGTACTATTTGCTTACTTTGTAGTATTCAGAATACTTGGCAAAAACTACGACGCAGCAGTTATGTGTGCAGGTTTACTTGGACACGCACTTGGAGCTACTCCAACAGCTATAGTTAACTTAACAGCAGTTAATGAACAATACGGTATGAGTAGAAAGGCTATGATGATTGTACCAATCGTTGGTGCTTTCCTTGTAGATATTATTTACCAACCTCAAACGATTTGGTTTATCAAAACATTCGTGGAGAAAATAAACTAATATGAGAGAAATTAAAAAGACTGATTTTAAAGTGACAGAATGGTCGGGTGGCAAGACTACCCAACTATACATCTTGCCAGAGGGAGCCGATTTTTCAAAGAGAGATTTTGATTTTAGGATATCCTCTGCAAGTTTTACAGACACCAGCTCAAACTTTTCAGATTTTTCTGGTTACCAAAGGTATATACTCCCACTACAAGGCTTTATTGACGTCGAGTACGAGGGCTTATACGACCGCCACCTAGAACCTTTTGAAGTAGAATACTTCGATGGTAGGTGGAAAACTTATTCAGAAAATTCCCTGGACACCCTTGACTATAACTTCATAGTTAGAAATGGATCAAATGCGACCATGGAAATTGTAAGAGAGGCCAAGGAGGTTAAGGCTGATGGCTATAAGCTATATGTATTTTCACCGGAGGCCTACAAGGCTGAAATAAATGACGAGTCAAAGGAAATGAACGCCTGGAGCCTGTATATAATTGAGGAAGATTTTAAAATAACAGACTTGAAAAAGCCTATTATAATATGTAAATATAAGTAGGAAATTAGAAACTGCTTAGTCCTTAAAGGATGGGCAGTTTTTTATTGGCTGAAAAATTAAAAATAAAAGATCTTTTAAGTTGATTTTTAAAAATAAAAGGCAAAAATAAAAAAATTTCTAAAAATATTTTTTATTTTTTAAAATAAATTTAAAAACTCATAAACATTGAAACAACTGGGATTGGAGAATTTAAAATACGATTTAACTTTATAAAATAATTAATTTATTTAAAAAATACTTTAATGTAGTGTTTAAAATAAAAATATGGGGGTATATAATAACCACAAGGAAGAAGATTTTATAGAAAAAACTTATCCAATCTAAAAGATACAATCAAAAGATAGAATCTAAAAGATATAAAGAAAAATATAAAATCTACCTTGATCACATAGTTCGTAGCAACTAAAAGAAAAAACAATAAATTCCCGAAAGATTAAAAATATGGTGGCAGCGCAAACCAAAAGGTTAACGCACACAAACTTAAAGAAGAGTTAAAGATTAAGAGAAAAGGGAATGGAAAGACTTGAACTTTAAAAATTTAATAAGAAGGTAAGCGATGGATTTATCAGAACTGAAAGGAGCTGGTAATATGACAAGAAAGTTTATAATTAACAATAGAGAAATTAAGGAGGCTAGGAGATGAGACCAAATAAAAACGACCGTTGCTACGAATAAAACCCCACTAAGTAGAGATATTTAGTGGGGTTTTTAGATTGCAAAATTACTTTCATTTAAACTCTTGACAGGGATAATATAATTTTTTTGAGAAAAG contains:
- a CDS encoding HutD family protein, coding for MREIKKTDFKVTEWSGGKTTQLYILPEGADFSKRDFDFRISSASFTDTSSNFSDFSGYQRYILPLQGFIDVEYEGLYDRHLEPFEVEYFDGRWKTYSENSLDTLDYNFIVRNGSNATMEIVREAKEVKADGYKLYVFSPEAYKAEINDESKEMNAWSLYIIEEDFKITDLKKPIIICKYK
- a CDS encoding MBOAT family O-acyltransferase is translated as MARENSIKRKKFLLGLCFFINLSILYIFKYFTFSVNFLNKILGLLNLNLDIGPLNLLLPVGISFYTFQALGYIIDIYRGDIEVEKNFVNYALFVSFFPQLVAGPIERSKNLLRQIDSLGNRRYENLSKGFLYILWGFFLKLVIADRSAIFVNQIYSGYQAYSYIYLILAAVLFSFQIYCDFYSYSIIAKGSAKILGYDLMDNFQAPYLSKSITEFWRRWHISLSTWFKDYLYIPLGGNRRGSLRKHFNVLVVFLVSGLWHGANWTFVLWGLIHGFFNILEDSLKTFTKQFRNNFIYRNLRRLITFIIAIISFVIFRSNNIGQAGEFLLGILRRQGSTIDIDKALYLKDAGVLLCALAVLLFVDIFTYNKIKLVDIIEKQALYIRWIIYLALIVVTVIFGVYGPGYSEIQFIYFQF
- the gltS gene encoding sodium/glutamate symporter, with protein sequence MTIERIDGILNFNADMTMTAAMAALLLVFGYFVRDKVKFLKKYCIPAPVVGGFIFMFVTMIGHLTSTFYFNFDTTLQSFFMLAFFTTVGLGASLAILKKGGILLIIYWLVAGVVSIFQNTIGIGVGKLIGLEAPYALLTSAIPLIGGHGAALSYGNTFAGMGYEAAPLVGAAAATFGLIIAVMVGGPTARRLIVKNNLKPDESENAGDIDESIANINASTGQKLSSLDVTKNVTAILFCMALGTVLSKKFGQLINMDFPTYVGAMFVAVILRNLNEKFKFYKFDFGLVDGIGDVALGLYLSMAMMSLMLWQLFGVAGKMFVVLFVQVIFLVLFAYFVVFRILGKNYDAAVMCAGLLGHALGATPTAIVNLTAVNEQYGMSRKAMMIVPIVGAFLVDIIYQPQTIWFIKTFVEKIN